Proteins encoded within one genomic window of Vanrija pseudolonga chromosome 3, complete sequence:
- the ZTA1 gene encoding putative quinone oxidoreductase: protein MLLASLRRIAVPLAVTRSIHRPLATAYVRNMSAPAIPKTHKVVQFEKTGGPEVNVLAEVPTPTPKPDEVLIKVEWTGANFIDNYRRSGLYTVPLPYVQGQDIVGKIVQLPTEKVDTPLGPLKIGQRVFSTAGHSFAEYAVAPAWQVAPVPDSVKAEDGVSLSTVTLTALTLLREAYPVQKGDYVLVRAAAGGVGLVLVQLAKAFGAHVVGTVSTAEKAQQAREAGADLVLLSTAPSEENVAKIVEWSEGKGVHGVYDGIGKDTWEEDFLVVRPKATIVTYGNASGPVPPFSPLKLTPKVLKVTRPSLFPFINTPEDFARYAREAVTLAEQGKVKFAVHKVYPFSAEGVKQSQIDISSRGTTGKLLIHVS from the exons ATGCTCCTCGCATCCCTCCGCCGCATCGCTGTCCCCCTCGCTGTTACTCGATCCATCCACCGCCCACTTGCTACCGCTTACGTTCGCAACATGTCCGCTCCTGCCATCCCCAAGACGCACAAGGTCGTCCAG TTCGAGAAGACTGGCGGCCCCGAGgtcaacgtcctcgccgaggtccccaccccgacccccaagcccgacgaggtgctcatCAAGGTTGAGTGGACTGGCGCCAACTTCATCGACAACT aCCGCCGCTCTGGCCTCTACACCGTCCCCCTCCCCTACGTCCAGGGCCAGGACATTGTGGGGAAGATTGTCCAGCTCCCCACCGAGAAGGTCGACACGCCTCTCGGCCCGCTCAAGATTGGCCAGCGCGTTTTCTCGACCGCGGGCCACAGCTTTGCCGAgtacgccgtcgcgccggcaTGGCAGGTCGCGCCTGTGCCGGACagcgtcaaggccgaggacggcgtgtcGCTCTCCACTGTCACGCTGACGGCGCTCACGCTCCTGCGCGAGGCGTACCCCGTCCAGAAGGGCGACTACGTGCTTGTCCGCgctgcggccggcggcgtcggccttgtgctcgtccagctcgccaaggcgtttggcgcgcacgtcgtcggcaccgtctcgaccgccgagaaggcgcagcaggcacgcgaggccggcgccgacctcgtgcTGCTGTCCACTGCGCCCTCCGAGGAGAACGTCGCCAAGATTGTCGAGTGgtccgagggcaagggcgtcCACGGCGTCTACGACGGCATCGGCAAGGACACGTGGGAGGAGgacttcctcgtcgtccgccccAAGGCCACGATCGTCACCTACGGCAACGCTTCCGGCCCCGTGCCCCCCTTCTCGCCCCTCAAGCTCACCCCCAAGGTCCTCAAGGTCACCCGCCCCTCGCTCTTCCCCTTCATCAACACGCCCGAGGACTTTGCGCGCTACGCCCGCGAGGccgtcaccctcgccgagcagggcaaggTCAAGTTTGCCGTCCACAAGGTCTACCCCTTctcggccgagggcgtcaagCAGAGCCAGATCGACATCAGCTCGCGCGGCACGACCGGCAAGCTCCTTATCCATGTGTCGTAA
- the CNB01190 gene encoding Clampless protein 1: MASTIVGATPPHAATASPKIPTTPRISSNKENGGSAGSVATPSPARKGALRGLGAPSTPKRKAAKPYDRKSSVTRAKLSEAREVKLVAAAPEPTPELAQPTAHPKPAAAAARTITQAIEQTKSHLLGPPCLRFTMAGKAFTLPKVLPRPAVAPVNDFVFGDTKVPAAYVLDCVRETLPEFLATANEYRPYPDGSAGPAWRPTIRFGLPRLIEEEVNADVAEYIATRCPDMAIAFATSERAGASMRVVPAKSLAFAAQCAYFPKVLPELEEVDTSEPDLAPHSTPTLVDDSDDESDASEADFVIEPFVHLPLHKLVLPAPAAFDLLSARLHHTSGKWQASLLGLPASSIPTPSAAGALLAHLSAMQLKARLDTVFGVWMNMVALGVDDDAMWNELGGAWNVLVLAFVGSVAGVAAETRWA, encoded by the exons ATGGCCTCCACGATCGTCGgcgccaccccgccccacgcggccacggccagccCCAAGATCCCCACCACGCCCCGCATCTCGAGCAACAAGGAgaacggcggcagcgccggcagcgtcgccACCCCGTCGCCTGCTCGCAAGGGTGCCCTCCGCGgtctcggcgcgccgagcacccccaagcgcaaggctgccAAGCCTTATGACCGCAAGAGCAGCGTCACTCGCGCCAAGCTctccgaggcgcgcgaggtcaagctcgtcgctgctgcccccgagcctacccccgagctcgcccagcccactgcccaccccaagcccgccgccgctgccgctcgcaCCATCACCCAGGCGATCGAGCAGACCAAGTCCCACCTCCTCGGTCCCCCCTGCCTCCGCTTCACCATGGCAGGCAAGGCCTTCACCCTCCCCAAGGTCCTCCCGCGCCCTGCCGTGGCCCCAGTCAACGACTTTGTCTTCGGCGACACCAAGGTT cccgccgcctACGTCCTCGACTGCGTCCGTGAGACGCTCCCCGAGTTCCTCGCCACGGCGAACGAGTACCGCCCTTACCCCGACGGCTCGGCCGGCCCCGCCTGGCGCCCGACCATCCGCTTTGGTCTCCCCCGCCTGATAGAGGAGGAGGTCAACGCCGACGTGGCCGAGTACATTGCCACGCGCTGCCCCGACATGGCGATCGCGTTCGCGACCTCTGAGCGTGCTGGCGCGTCGATGCGCGTGGTCCCTGCCAA GTCGCTCGCCTTTGCCGCCCAGTGCGCCTACTTCCCCAAGGTCCttcccgagctcgaggaggtcgacacCTCGGAGCCCGACCTTGCCCCCCACAGCACGCCaacgctcgtcgacgacagcgacgacgagtcggacgccTCAGAGGCCGACTTTGTCATCGAGCCCTTCGTCCACCTCCCGCTCCacaagctcgtcctccccgcccccgcggcgTTCGACCTGCTCAGCGCGCGCCTCCACCACACGAGCGGCAAGTGGCAGgcgtcgctcctcggcctcccggcgtcgtcgatccccaccccctccgcggcgggcgcgctcTTGGCTCACCTGAGCGCCATGCAGCTcaaggcgcgcctcgacacCGTCTTCGGCGTGTGGATGAACatggtcgccctcggcgtcgacgacgacgcgatgtggaacgagctcggcggcgcgtggaacgtccttgtccttgcctTTGTCGGCTCTgtggcgggcgtcgcggccgagacgCGCTGGGCTTAA